A genomic region of Leptolyngbya sp. NIES-2104 contains the following coding sequences:
- a CDS encoding F0F1 ATP synthase subunit gamma, which produces MPNLKAIRDRIQSVKNTKKITEAMRLVAAAKVRRAQEQVTATRPFADRLAQVLYGLQARLRFEEADLPLLRKREVNTVGLLVISGDRGLCGGYNANVIRRAEIRAKELKAEGIDYKMVVVGRKAAQYFQRRDYPIVESYAGLEQIPTAAEAAQIADVVLSQFLSDSVDRVELIYTKFVSLIASRPVVQTLLPLDPQGLEVSDDEIFRLTTRGGQFQVEREKVTAPEGQSFPQDMIFEQDPVQILDALLPLYLNNQLLRALQESAASELAARMTAMNNASDNAKNLIGSLTLSYNKARQAAITQELLEVVAGADALT; this is translated from the coding sequence ATGCCAAACCTAAAAGCAATTCGCGATCGCATTCAGTCGGTCAAGAATACCAAAAAAATTACAGAAGCGATGCGGCTTGTGGCAGCAGCAAAAGTGCGTCGGGCACAAGAACAAGTTACCGCAACCCGTCCGTTTGCCGATCGTTTAGCGCAAGTGCTGTACGGCTTACAAGCACGATTGAGATTTGAAGAAGCGGATCTACCGCTCTTGAGAAAGCGCGAAGTCAATACCGTTGGATTGCTCGTGATTTCGGGCGATCGCGGATTGTGCGGCGGCTACAATGCGAACGTCATCCGTCGGGCGGAAATTCGCGCCAAAGAACTCAAAGCTGAAGGCATCGACTACAAAATGGTTGTGGTCGGGCGGAAGGCGGCACAGTATTTTCAGCGTCGGGATTATCCGATCGTGGAAAGCTATGCAGGCTTAGAGCAAATTCCGACCGCAGCAGAAGCGGCACAAATCGCGGATGTGGTGTTGTCGCAGTTTTTGTCGGATAGTGTCGATCGAGTCGAGCTAATCTACACCAAGTTTGTGTCGTTGATTGCGTCTCGTCCGGTGGTTCAGACTTTGTTACCGCTTGATCCGCAAGGATTAGAGGTTTCAGATGATGAAATCTTCCGCTTAACAACTCGTGGTGGACAGTTCCAAGTCGAACGCGAGAAGGTCACGGCTCCTGAAGGTCAAAGCTTCCCGCAAGATATGATCTTCGAGCAAGATCCGGTACAGATTCTCGATGCGCTGTTGCCGTTGTATCTGAATAACCAATTGCTCAGAGCGCTGCAAGAATCGGCGGCGAGTGAGTTGGCGGCTCGGATGACCGCGATGAACAACGCGAGTGATAACGCAAAGAATTTGATCGGTTCGCTCACGTTGTCTTATAACAAGGCACGTCAGGCGGCGATTACTCAAGAACTGCTGGAAGTGGTCGCGGGTGCAGATGCACTGACCTAA
- a CDS encoding type II toxin-antitoxin system HicB family antitoxin: MRYGIVIEKGQTSYGAYIPDLPGRVTIGDAIEEVRALIQEAIVFHMEGLRDDGLRIPEPLSISEYVEVG, from the coding sequence ATGCGGTATGGGATCGTCATCGAAAAAGGACAAACTAGCTACGGCGCTTACATTCCTGATCTTCCGGGTCGTGTGACGATTGGAGACGCGATCGAGGAAGTCAGAGCATTAATTCAAGAAGCGATCGTGTTTCACATGGAAGGACTCAGAGACGATGGATTGAGAATTCCTGAGCCGCTCTCGATTTCTGAATATGTTGAGGTGGGTTAG
- a CDS encoding TldD/PmbA family protein yields the protein MTMLETSFNQLVDEIRNQLKPEEQFTLTLESEQSQFTRFNHAKVRQTGTVNDGSLQLVLMHNQRSSYREFPFTGNLESDRQIANDAIAALREEVAQLPENPYLVLPAGNNTSREVHTGQLLDSEAVVSTLIPIVSDLDFTGIYAAGSVIRAYADSVGQKHWFATDSYSLDYSLFTADGQAVKGTFAGSNWNDAAYKAKIEESRSQLARMAQLPKSIQRGQYRTYLAPAAVAELMTMLSWGGISEASHQQGGSCFSAMRRGEKKLSPKFTLKENFKSGVVPRFNDLGEIAPLELSLIESGELINMLTSSRTAKEYGLEANGATSGEELRSPEILPGDLKHDRILSALGTGLYLSNLHYLNWSDRPTGRITGMTRYACFWVENGEIVAPIENLRFDDSLYQFWGENLIALTSFREFIPDVGTYSHRNLGGLLAPGMLVDRFTYTL from the coding sequence ATGACAATGTTAGAAACTAGCTTTAATCAATTAGTGGATGAGATCCGCAATCAGTTAAAGCCAGAGGAACAATTCACACTCACCTTAGAAAGTGAGCAAAGCCAATTTACAAGATTCAATCATGCTAAAGTTCGCCAAACGGGGACGGTCAATGATGGTAGCTTGCAGTTGGTATTGATGCACAATCAGCGGAGTAGTTACCGAGAGTTTCCGTTTACCGGAAATCTTGAAAGCGATCGACAAATCGCGAATGATGCGATCGCGGCACTGCGCGAAGAAGTTGCACAACTTCCAGAGAATCCTTACTTAGTGCTTCCTGCTGGCAACAATACGAGCCGTGAAGTTCATACAGGTCAATTGCTAGATTCAGAAGCGGTCGTTTCTACACTGATTCCGATCGTTTCAGATCTTGATTTTACGGGCATCTATGCGGCTGGATCAGTGATTCGAGCTTATGCCGATTCAGTCGGACAGAAGCACTGGTTTGCAACCGATTCTTATTCACTCGATTACTCATTGTTCACAGCGGATGGACAAGCTGTAAAAGGAACATTTGCAGGGTCAAATTGGAATGATGCAGCTTATAAAGCGAAGATTGAGGAATCGCGATCGCAGTTAGCCCGAATGGCTCAACTTCCGAAATCAATCCAGCGGGGACAGTATCGCACTTATCTTGCGCCTGCTGCCGTCGCGGAATTGATGACAATGCTCTCTTGGGGCGGCATTAGTGAAGCCTCTCATCAACAAGGCGGAAGCTGTTTTAGTGCAATGCGACGCGGTGAAAAGAAGCTATCTCCGAAGTTTACCTTAAAAGAAAACTTCAAATCGGGAGTAGTTCCAAGATTTAACGACCTCGGTGAAATCGCGCCCTTAGAACTATCGCTGATTGAATCCGGTGAATTGATCAATATGCTCACTTCATCAAGAACTGCAAAAGAATACGGACTTGAAGCGAATGGTGCAACGAGTGGAGAAGAACTGCGATCGCCCGAAATTTTGCCAGGGGATTTGAAACACGATCGCATTCTTTCAGCACTGGGGACAGGGTTGTATCTCTCGAATCTGCATTATTTGAACTGGAGCGATCGACCCACCGGACGTATTACCGGAATGACTCGGTATGCTTGTTTTTGGGTTGAGAATGGTGAGATTGTTGCCCCGATCGAGAATCTCAGATTCGATGATAGTCTCTATCAATTTTGGGGTGAGAACCTGATTGCGCTCACAAGCTTCCGAGAGTTTATTCCTGATGTGGGAACATACAGCCATCGTAATTTAGGTGGGCTTCTTGCTCCCGGAATGTTAGTCGATCGCTTCACTTACACTTTGTAG
- a CDS encoding TM2 domain-containing protein, whose amino-acid sequence MTGNTSNDASKKVAAGVCGILLGALGVHKFVLGYTTEGIIMLVACFLTCGLTGILGLVEGIIYLTKTDEEFVNTYVKNKKGWL is encoded by the coding sequence ATGACAGGTAACACATCTAACGACGCAAGCAAAAAAGTTGCAGCAGGCGTTTGTGGCATTTTGTTGGGTGCACTTGGAGTGCATAAGTTTGTCTTAGGTTACACAACCGAAGGAATCATTATGCTCGTAGCTTGCTTCCTAACATGCGGCTTGACTGGGATTCTTGGTTTAGTCGAAGGTATCATCTACCTCACGAAGACCGATGAAGAATTCGTAAACACTTACGTCAAAAACAAAAAAGGCTGGCTCTAA
- a CDS encoding F0F1 ATP synthase subunit B — translation MEMYLRLASGVLHPLLGEAVAEAEGGGFGLNFDILETNLINLSIVIAIVVYFGRGFLGKALTERRTAIETAISEAEARRKTAAAKLAEQQQKLAQAQQEAAKIRSDAEAAAKKSSDEILAKAEQDIIRMRETAAADISSEQERIINELRQRVANMALQRAEGELPGRLNDESQQRLVDRSIALLSEG, via the coding sequence ATGGAAATGTATTTGCGACTAGCCAGCGGAGTGCTACACCCGCTCCTGGGTGAAGCAGTGGCAGAAGCAGAGGGGGGCGGTTTCGGATTGAATTTCGATATTCTTGAAACCAACCTGATTAACCTCAGCATCGTGATTGCGATCGTGGTTTACTTCGGGCGTGGTTTTTTGGGTAAAGCTCTGACCGAACGCCGAACCGCGATCGAGACTGCGATTTCAGAAGCAGAAGCTCGGAGAAAGACCGCCGCCGCGAAACTGGCTGAACAACAGCAGAAACTCGCTCAAGCGCAACAAGAAGCTGCAAAAATTCGCTCTGATGCGGAAGCTGCCGCGAAGAAGTCGAGTGATGAAATTCTTGCGAAAGCAGAACAAGACATCATTCGGATGCGTGAAACCGCAGCGGCAGACATCTCATCAGAGCAAGAACGCATCATCAACGAATTGCGTCAGCGAGTGGCAAATATGGCACTGCAACGCGCCGAAGGTGAATTGCCCGGACGCTTGAATGATGAATCTCAGCAGCGGTTAGTCGATCGCAGTATTGCGTTATTGAGCGAGGGATAG
- the atpH gene encoding ATP synthase F1 subunit delta, which yields MADNILRSEVLDPYAQALMSLGKSNDLTDRFAEDVGNILDTLNGSQDLKDFIANPLAKGDLKREVLSQVFGDAVHPFMRNFIMLLIDRRRVVFLEGICQQYQRLYRKLKQTVLAEVTSTVELNDDQKNAVRQKVIAMTNANSVEIETKIDPDLIGGVIIKVGSQVIDASLRGQLRRITLRLTSSN from the coding sequence ATGGCAGACAATATTTTAAGGTCAGAAGTTTTAGATCCCTATGCTCAGGCGTTGATGTCTTTGGGCAAGTCGAATGATCTTACCGATCGCTTTGCTGAAGATGTCGGCAACATTCTCGATACGTTGAACGGTTCGCAAGACTTGAAGGACTTTATCGCGAATCCCTTGGCAAAAGGCGATCTCAAAAGAGAGGTTTTGTCTCAGGTGTTCGGTGACGCGGTGCATCCGTTCATGCGGAATTTCATCATGTTGCTTATCGATCGTCGTCGTGTGGTGTTTCTCGAAGGGATCTGTCAGCAGTATCAACGACTGTACCGGAAGCTGAAGCAAACCGTTTTAGCGGAAGTCACCTCGACGGTTGAACTCAACGACGATCAGAAGAACGCGGTTCGCCAGAAAGTCATTGCGATGACGAATGCGAACTCTGTCGAAATCGAAACTAAGATCGATCCAGACTTGATCGGTGGTGTGATCATCAAAGTTGGTTCACAAGTGATTGATGCGAGTCTGCGCGGTCAACTCCGTCGGATTACGCTACGTTTGACCAGTTCAAACTAA
- a CDS encoding type II toxin-antitoxin system VapC family toxin, which yields MALWVLDTDHVSLFLNGDRAVATRLIRELADSAITVVTIQELFNGWVGRINDPAQANQLISLYTKLWNTAEFLKTIRILNFDAAADACYQNLLRDKSFKNACRKICELLRSRFQ from the coding sequence ATGGCGCTTTGGGTTCTAGATACAGATCACGTTTCACTCTTTCTCAATGGAGATCGAGCTGTTGCGACAAGACTAATTCGGGAATTGGCAGACTCAGCGATTACGGTCGTGACGATTCAGGAGCTTTTCAACGGCTGGGTTGGTCGGATCAATGACCCTGCTCAAGCAAACCAGCTTATTTCGCTTTATACAAAGCTCTGGAATACAGCCGAATTTCTCAAGACAATTAGAATTCTAAATTTTGATGCCGCTGCTGATGCTTGCTATCAAAATTTACTAAGGGATAAATCCTTCAAAAACGCTTGCAGAAAGATTTGCGAATTGCTGCGATCGCGCTTTCAGTGA
- a CDS encoding HNH endonuclease, with protein sequence MNKCGSVPSFNVNIVNYPELLSSAPLSIDHIQPQSLGGSDDLDNLALACRCCNERGLEC encoded by the coding sequence ATGAACAAGTGCGGCAGCGTGCCCAGTTTCAATGTGAATATTGTCAACTATCCTGAATTACTTAGCTCCGCCCCGTTGTCGATCGATCACATTCAGCCGCAATCTTTGGGCGGATCTGACGATTTGGATAATCTTGCTCTAGCCTGCCGTTGCTGTAATGAAAGGGGTTTAGAGTGCTAG
- a CDS encoding F0F1 ATP synthase subunit B' gives MFDFDATLPLMAVQFLLLVAVLNAVFFKPLTKVVEDRNDFIRGTEADAKERLAKSEALAKQYETELAESRRAYQAAIAKAQAEANQIAAQKIAAAQQEAQQQREQTQKELDQQKQEALTTLEQQVEALSREILDKLLAGV, from the coding sequence ATGTTTGATTTTGATGCAACGCTGCCGTTGATGGCGGTGCAATTTTTACTGTTAGTCGCTGTGCTCAATGCCGTGTTCTTTAAGCCATTAACGAAAGTGGTTGAGGATCGTAACGATTTTATTCGGGGCACTGAAGCTGATGCGAAAGAGCGATTGGCAAAGTCGGAAGCGTTAGCGAAACAGTACGAAACTGAACTCGCAGAATCGCGTCGGGCTTATCAAGCGGCGATCGCGAAAGCGCAAGCCGAAGCGAACCAGATCGCAGCACAGAAAATTGCAGCGGCACAACAAGAAGCACAACAACAGCGGGAACAGACTCAGAAGGAGTTAGACCAGCAGAAACAAGAAGCTCTGACAACGTTAGAGCAACAAGTGGAAGCATTAAGTCGTGAAATTCTAGATAAATTATTAGCTGGAGTTTAA
- a CDS encoding PH domain-containing protein has protein sequence MFSTKRHWIVFASPALSLLLSLWLLVVGGEARFFLFLLVLFVITAPASALAYMDYSFSEFAVTNKRVIAKVGVIRRSSLELLLSKIEGFRIEQGILGRFLDFGTIITSGTGSTKNPFSYVAYPLKLKRCVHEQLDRFEKS, from the coding sequence ATGTTTTCTACAAAGCGCCATTGGATAGTGTTTGCATCTCCAGCACTCTCTCTTTTATTATCACTATGGTTGCTGGTAGTTGGTGGAGAAGCCAGATTTTTTCTATTTCTTCTTGTCTTATTTGTCATTACTGCTCCTGCTAGTGCTTTAGCATACATGGACTATTCCTTCTCAGAATTTGCGGTGACTAATAAACGAGTGATTGCAAAAGTCGGTGTAATTCGACGCAGTTCGCTAGAGTTGCTTCTATCAAAGATTGAAGGATTCCGTATTGAGCAAGGCATTTTGGGACGCTTTTTAGATTTCGGTACCATCATCACTTCTGGGACTGGAAGCACGAAAAATCCTTTTTCGTATGTTGCGTATCCGTTAAAGCTGAAAAGATGTGTTCACGAACAACTTGACAGATTTGAAAAGAGTTGA
- a CDS encoding type II toxin-antitoxin system RelE/ParE family toxin, which produces MENEESSIVEVEFSGEFERKLRPLFKRYRQILNDIQPIIKQLQAGEQPGDLLAELTVTVFKVRARNSDAQRGKSGGYRLIYQVVSSAKIVLLTIYSKSDQDAIAAAEIEEIVAALKRRGE; this is translated from the coding sequence GTGGAGAATGAAGAATCCTCGATCGTTGAGGTTGAGTTTTCTGGCGAGTTTGAGCGAAAGTTGCGTCCCTTGTTCAAACGATATCGTCAGATTCTAAACGACATTCAACCGATTATTAAGCAACTACAAGCTGGAGAGCAGCCTGGTGATTTACTGGCTGAACTCACTGTGACAGTCTTCAAGGTTCGAGCCAGAAACAGCGATGCTCAAAGAGGGAAAAGCGGAGGATACCGTCTGATTTATCAAGTTGTTTCCTCAGCCAAGATTGTTTTACTGACAATCTATTCAAAATCAGATCAAGATGCGATTGCAGCAGCAGAAATTGAGGAAATCGTTGCAGCCTTAAAGCGTCGAGGGGAATAA
- a CDS encoding type II toxin-antitoxin system HicB family antitoxin yields MMASNWNVLVETTEDGKAIATILELPTLSAIADTQQDAIDLAQQLLAERLTHAKIVPIQIESSEGKSVHPALKSAGIFKAAPQFEEVQRHIQEYRDELDALDEGESPIAKFAGIFKDDPDFAEIVNQMRAEREQLDEE; encoded by the coding sequence ATGATGGCTTCCAATTGGAATGTTCTGGTTGAAACAACCGAAGACGGCAAAGCGATCGCAACAATTCTAGAGTTGCCGACGTTAAGCGCGATCGCGGATACTCAGCAAGACGCGATCGATCTCGCACAGCAACTTCTAGCAGAGCGATTGACACACGCCAAAATTGTTCCGATTCAAATTGAGTCTTCTGAAGGTAAATCTGTACATCCTGCCCTAAAATCTGCTGGTATTTTCAAAGCCGCTCCCCAATTTGAAGAGGTGCAACGGCACATACAGGAATATCGCGATGAGTTGGATGCTCTGGATGAGGGAGAGTCTCCGATTGCAAAATTTGCTGGTATTTTCAAAGATGATCCTGATTTTGCTGAGATCGTCAACCAGATGAGAGCAGAACGAGAACAGCTTGATGAGGAGTAG
- the atpA gene encoding F0F1 ATP synthase subunit alpha, whose protein sequence is MAAIRPDEISNIIRQQIETYDQGVKVANVGTVLQVGDGIARIYGLEKCMSGELVQFEDGSVGMALNLEEDNVGAVLMSDGRSIQEGSSVTSTGRIAQIPVGEAMIGRVVDALARPLDGKGDINTSETRLIESMAPGIIARKSVCEPMQTGITAIDSMIPIGRGQRELIIGDRQTGKTSVAVDTILNQAGEDVICVYVAVGQKASTVANIVQVLQDRGAMEYTIVVAANANDPATLQYFAPYTGAALAEYFMYKGKATLVIYDDLSKQAQAYRQMSLLLRRPPGREAYPGDVFYVHSRLLERAAKLSDELGGGSMTALPIIETQAGDVSAYIPTNVISITDGQIFLSSDLFNAGLRPAVNAGISVSRVGSAAQTKAMKKVAGKVKLELAQFAELEAFAQFASDLDKATQNQLARGVRLREILKQPQYSPLSVAEQVAVIYAGINGYLDDIPVDKVVTFVKSLRDYLKTGKPKYVEIVQGQKVLSDEAESLLKEAITETKQTMMAAA, encoded by the coding sequence ATGGCAGCAATCAGACCAGACGAAATTAGCAATATTATTCGCCAACAGATCGAAACCTACGATCAAGGCGTGAAAGTCGCAAATGTCGGAACCGTGTTGCAAGTCGGTGACGGTATTGCTCGGATTTATGGCTTGGAAAAGTGCATGTCCGGTGAACTGGTGCAGTTTGAAGATGGTTCCGTCGGGATGGCGTTGAACCTGGAAGAAGATAACGTCGGTGCGGTCTTGATGTCCGACGGTCGCAGCATCCAAGAAGGAAGCTCGGTCACTTCAACCGGACGGATTGCTCAAATTCCCGTGGGCGAAGCGATGATCGGTCGCGTGGTTGATGCTTTGGCACGTCCTCTAGACGGAAAAGGCGATATCAATACCAGCGAAACCCGTTTGATCGAGTCGATGGCTCCCGGTATCATTGCGCGGAAGTCCGTGTGTGAACCGATGCAAACCGGAATTACCGCGATCGATTCCATGATTCCAATCGGTCGGGGACAGCGTGAGTTAATCATCGGTGACCGTCAAACCGGAAAAACCTCGGTTGCTGTTGACACGATTCTGAACCAAGCAGGCGAAGATGTGATCTGCGTGTATGTTGCAGTCGGTCAGAAAGCTTCGACCGTAGCGAACATTGTTCAAGTGCTGCAAGATCGTGGGGCGATGGAATATACGATCGTTGTTGCAGCAAACGCGAACGATCCGGCAACCCTGCAATACTTCGCACCTTACACCGGTGCAGCTTTGGCTGAGTACTTCATGTACAAGGGCAAAGCAACCCTAGTAATCTACGATGACTTGTCTAAGCAAGCTCAGGCTTACCGTCAGATGTCGCTCTTGCTGCGTCGTCCGCCGGGACGTGAAGCTTATCCGGGAGATGTATTCTACGTTCACTCCCGCCTGCTCGAACGTGCTGCAAAACTCAGCGATGAACTGGGTGGCGGTAGCATGACTGCATTGCCGATCATCGAAACTCAAGCGGGTGACGTTTCAGCGTACATTCCAACTAACGTAATTTCGATTACCGATGGTCAAATCTTCTTGTCGTCTGACTTGTTCAACGCGGGTCTACGTCCGGCTGTGAACGCGGGTATTTCGGTATCGCGTGTGGGTTCGGCAGCACAAACCAAAGCGATGAAGAAAGTCGCGGGTAAGGTGAAACTGGAGCTTGCACAGTTTGCTGAATTGGAAGCATTCGCACAGTTCGCATCTGACCTGGATAAAGCAACTCAGAATCAGTTGGCGCGTGGTGTTCGTCTGCGTGAAATTCTGAAGCAGCCGCAATACTCGCCGCTGTCGGTGGCAGAGCAAGTTGCTGTGATCTACGCGGGTATTAACGGATATCTCGATGACATCCCGGTTGATAAGGTGGTGACGTTTGTGAAGAGCTTGCGCGATTACCTGAAGACGGGTAAACCGAAGTATGTTGAGATCGTTCAAGGTCAGAAGGTATTGAGCGACGAAGCGGAAAGTCTGCTGAAAGAAGCGATTACCGAGACGAAGCAAACCATGATGGCGGCAGCTTAG
- a CDS encoding cation-translocating P-type ATPase, which yields MFFDSERLILSQTVLPPTTETTETVTIDVTGMKCAGCVRAVEKQLTQQPGVKSATVNLVTELATVECDSSIDPDTLAAKLTEAGFPSQPRTAEQFETPDLAERRQAEMQRQTRQLAIASLLLVFSTIGHLHINFLELSNVWFHCGLAIAALAFPGRSMIVDGWQGLRRNAPNMNTLVSLGTLTAFTASFVALIFPQLGWECFFDEPVMLVGFILLGRTLEQRARGQAAAALQSLAALQPRSARLIGKNGATQTGIEIPIAHVRIGEWLQVLPSEQIPVDGEIVNGETTIDESLLTGESIPVQKQPGDLVVAGTLNQSGAIVIQVTRVGKDTTLARIINLVESAQARKAPIQKLADTIAGYFTYGVLSIALFTFLFWEFIGTKIWTNLPQWTIGLEHAHDMGMMAHPSPMLLSLKLAIAVLVIACPCALGLATPTAILVGSGVGAERGLLIRGGDVLEQVHYLDTIVFDKTGTLTTGKPVVTDVIGNDNILQIAATVESGTKHPLAAAILQAAKDLPLLPAQDFYTEAGYGVSAKVELDSVQQQVLLGTAQWLEMNQIAIPETLRSQSDQLASEGKTIVYIASQTSIGLIAVSDALRPDAKKTIGALKNLNLRVLMLSGDRQITAQAIAKDLGLSDVLAEIPPDGKANTIAQLQAEGHHVGMVGDGINDAPALAQADVGIALKSGTDVAIETAGIVLMRDRLSDVVESIRLSRATFAKIQQNLFWAFAYNLLGIPIAAGILLPAFGILLSPAAAGAFMAFSSVSVVTNSLLLRRFSKSSHAQ from the coding sequence ATGTTTTTTGATTCGGAGCGTTTGATTTTGTCTCAAACCGTTTTACCCCCTACAACTGAAACCACCGAAACCGTCACGATCGATGTCACCGGAATGAAGTGTGCCGGGTGCGTTCGAGCCGTCGAAAAACAACTCACCCAGCAACCCGGAGTCAAGTCCGCCACCGTGAATCTAGTCACAGAACTCGCCACAGTCGAATGTGACTCGTCGATCGATCCGGACACTCTCGCCGCCAAACTCACCGAAGCAGGCTTCCCCAGCCAACCCCGCACCGCAGAACAGTTCGAGACTCCCGATCTAGCCGAACGCCGACAAGCCGAAATGCAGCGGCAAACTCGACAACTCGCGATCGCATCGCTCCTTCTAGTCTTTTCTACGATCGGTCATCTCCACATCAATTTTCTCGAACTCAGTAACGTCTGGTTTCACTGCGGGTTAGCGATCGCGGCTCTCGCTTTTCCGGGTCGATCGATGATCGTAGATGGTTGGCAAGGTCTGCGCCGCAATGCCCCGAATATGAACACGCTCGTGAGTTTGGGAACGCTGACCGCTTTTACTGCCAGTTTCGTCGCGTTAATTTTCCCTCAGTTGGGCTGGGAATGTTTCTTCGATGAACCCGTGATGCTGGTCGGTTTCATCTTGCTTGGTCGAACCCTCGAACAACGGGCACGAGGACAAGCCGCCGCCGCTCTTCAGTCCTTAGCTGCCCTTCAACCTCGATCGGCAAGACTCATCGGCAAAAATGGCGCAACTCAAACCGGGATCGAAATCCCGATCGCGCATGTCCGCATCGGTGAATGGCTTCAAGTTCTGCCCAGCGAACAGATCCCCGTCGATGGCGAAATCGTGAACGGCGAAACCACGATCGATGAATCGCTCCTCACAGGCGAATCGATCCCCGTTCAAAAACAACCCGGTGATCTCGTCGTCGCAGGCACCCTGAATCAATCGGGCGCGATCGTGATTCAAGTCACCCGCGTTGGCAAAGATACGACCCTCGCACGCATCATCAATTTAGTCGAATCAGCTCAAGCCCGCAAAGCTCCGATTCAAAAATTAGCCGACACGATCGCAGGTTACTTTACTTACGGAGTCTTATCGATCGCGCTCTTCACGTTCTTATTCTGGGAATTCATTGGCACTAAGATTTGGACGAATCTACCGCAATGGACGATCGGGTTAGAACACGCTCACGATATGGGCATGATGGCGCATCCTTCCCCGATGTTGCTCAGTTTGAAACTCGCGATCGCAGTTCTCGTCATCGCTTGCCCTTGTGCCCTCGGACTCGCAACCCCGACTGCAATTCTCGTCGGTTCAGGAGTTGGAGCCGAACGCGGGCTGTTAATTCGAGGCGGCGACGTTCTAGAGCAAGTACATTATCTCGATACGATCGTCTTTGACAAAACCGGAACGCTAACCACCGGAAAGCCCGTCGTTACAGATGTAATCGGAAACGATAACATTCTCCAAATCGCTGCCACAGTCGAAAGCGGAACAAAACACCCGCTTGCCGCCGCAATTCTACAAGCCGCCAAAGATCTACCGCTTCTCCCTGCCCAAGACTTCTACACCGAGGCAGGATACGGCGTTTCAGCTAAAGTTGAACTCGATTCGGTTCAGCAGCAAGTTCTCCTTGGAACGGCTCAATGGTTGGAGATGAATCAAATCGCGATTCCCGAAACGCTGCGATCGCAATCTGATCAACTCGCTTCTGAAGGAAAAACGATCGTCTACATCGCGTCTCAAACCTCGATCGGTTTAATCGCCGTTTCAGATGCGCTCAGACCCGATGCGAAAAAAACGATCGGAGCACTGAAAAATCTCAACCTCCGAGTCTTAATGCTGAGCGGCGATCGACAAATTACCGCTCAAGCGATCGCGAAAGATCTCGGTCTATCCGATGTTCTAGCCGAAATCCCCCCAGACGGAAAAGCGAACACGATCGCCCAACTCCAAGCCGAAGGGCATCACGTCGGAATGGTCGGAGACGGAATCAATGACGCGCCTGCCCTCGCTCAAGCCGATGTCGGAATCGCTCTAAAATCTGGAACCGATGTCGCGATCGAAACGGCGGGAATCGTCCTAATGCGCGATCGACTCAGTGACGTGGTTGAATCAATTCGCCTCAGTCGCGCCACTTTCGCCAAAATCCAGCAAAATCTATTCTGGGCATTCGCCTACAACCTGCTTGGAATCCCGATCGCAGCAGGCATACTACTCCCGGCATTTGGAATTCTACTGAGTCCTGCCGCAGCAGGCGCATTCATGGCATTTAGCTCAGTCAGTGTCGTGACAAACTCTCTATTGTTACGACGCTTTTCAAAATCGTCACACGCACAATAA
- a CDS encoding FHA domain-containing protein has product MPSEPHQNHLIIIEDDKGRREFVLDAPVYSIGRDPKCDIRLVSQFVSRRHATLLQLPNEDGTHYYRIVDGNLKGKPSANGLLINGRKLQQCDLRNQDEIVFGPQVRAIYYLLKRDAVLTVPPDEFDITLISPNMVGDPEDDD; this is encoded by the coding sequence ATGCCCTCAGAACCGCATCAAAACCACCTCATCATTATCGAAGACGATAAAGGTCGCCGGGAGTTTGTGTTAGATGCCCCGGTTTATTCGATCGGACGCGATCCCAAATGTGATATTCGTCTAGTCTCCCAATTCGTCTCTCGTCGTCACGCCACCCTGCTCCAATTGCCTAACGAAGACGGTACACACTACTACCGCATCGTAGACGGCAACCTCAAAGGCAAACCGAGCGCGAATGGTCTACTGATCAACGGTCGCAAATTGCAACAGTGCGACCTCCGCAACCAAGACGAAATTGTATTTGGTCCACAAGTCCGAGCAATCTACTATCTACTGAAGCGCGATGCGGTGCTAACGGTTCCCCCTGACGAATTCGACATTACGTTAATCAGTCCGAACATGGTGGGCGATCCAGAAGACGACGATTAA